In Mus caroli chromosome 19, CAROLI_EIJ_v1.1, whole genome shotgun sequence, a genomic segment contains:
- the LOC110285326 gene encoding uncharacterized protein LOC110285326, producing MYSYVCLPPGEGVWPRLQTLTYTYLPAPLLLPPIQTHNFCSRPVGLSTAPRELHCFHGAGAALASSTLPWWAFPPPGAAAPGSSFPASAVSAPSQAGRDAMWPEGSSLQLQLRWGRVERMRGPPLPLPDAVRRDLRRVYGTYPRTDVRVTQRGEQFLVRAVPHVGEPEYKVARRVVRKPASGDDGDSGDSPAAPEAVQRSRLKKKQGPR from the coding sequence atGTATTCTTACGTCTGCCTGCCGCCCGGGGAGGGCGTCTGGCCTCGGCTGCAGACCCTCACCTACACCTACCTGCCCGCCCCTCTGCTGCTGCCACCTATCCAGACCCACAACTTCTGCAGCCGGCCGGTGGGCCTGAGCACGGCCCCGCGAGAACTCCACTGCTTCCATGGTGCGGGCGCGGCTCTGGCCTCTTCCACGCTGCCCTGGTGGGCCTTCCCACCGCCGGGAGCCGCGGCCCCCGGCTCCTCGTTCCCCGCCTCCGCCGTGTCCGCGCCATCCCAGGCGGGGCGCGACGCTATGTGGCCGGAGGGCAGCAGCCTGCAGCTGCAGCTGCGCTGGGGCCGCGTGGAGCGCATGCGGGGTCCGCCCCTACCGCTGCCGGACGCCGTGCGCCGCGACTTGCGGCGCGTCTACGGCACCTACCCACGCACCGACGTGCGCGTCACCCAGCGCGGCGAACAGTTCTTGGTGCGGGCTGTGCCGCATGTGGGCGAGCCCGAATATAAGGTGGCCCGGCGCGTAGTGCGCAAGCCAGCCAGTGGCGACGATGGGGACAGTGGGGACAGCCCGGCCGCTCCGGAGGCGGTGCAGCGTAGCCGCCTCAAGAAAAAGCAAGGACCAAGATGA